One window of Watersipora subatra chromosome 3, tzWatSuba1.1, whole genome shotgun sequence genomic DNA carries:
- the LOC137389632 gene encoding protein C-ets-1-like isoform X1 → MMEVEIYRELPRDLSFDESPDFYMDNIETAVAKMYHPKLTPCSDLVGHSEQSSPSSYHSSEVVQHPSQVEERFMALEQLQVHVHVPFEGSTGQMKQNDVIHSTLQPTSTCIALPHDAESNASGGSHLLPLTPHSDQKMLDSFLHIMRSSRNSFISFTQQYGIPQDPEMWSPEHVRSWLDWVLKEFNMEGQVSISTYAQYSGQTLLKMGKKTFCDLSPPNYACDIIWEHLMMLRQEVETKKLASMTLQKSYSDISTASSMSPTAVYEEEKSKLYSPSRQTSPLVHHHAGSPTPPHHVQGQHTVATLRQHNAVRRTVSVDTYSRPLEKITSGTHPQLMHGTNGHAPLRHTTSYDGSYTAPSLPGPLAAAPPNMMSQCYDTSNPEYYQHCHEEKYKPPPEFLNDMMPKHSHLVPTLYPEEKFFSPMSCHQPMPDCHWPGRDGWPVSSLWPPVPQRIGSPLDTKPNINNSALPGYSSSGPIQLWQFLLELLTDKSCQSFICWTGTDWEFKLTDPDEVARRWGIRKNKPKMNYEKLSRGLRYYYDKNIIHKTAGKRYVYRFVCDLKSMLGYTPEELFKACELTPQADKDDE, encoded by the exons ATGATGGAAGTAGAGATATACAGAGAGCTTCCACGAGATCTAAGCTTTGACGAATCGCCTGATTTCTATATGGACAACATCGAAACTGCAGTAGCAAAAATGTATCATCCAAAACTGACGCCTTGCTCGGATTTGGTAGGACACTCGGAGCAGTCGAGCCCTTCCAGCTATCACTCATCTGAAGTTGTGCAACATCCTTCTCAG GTTGAAGAACGGTTTATGGCCTTAGAACAGCTACAAGTACATGTTCACGTACCTTTTGAAGGATCAACAGGCCAGATGAAACAAAATGACGTGATTCACAGCACCCTACAGCCGACCTCCACTTGTATCGCCCTGCCACATGATGCAG AGAGCAACGCCAGTGGTGGGAGTCATCTCTTGCCACTTACTCCACACTCCGACCAAAAGATGCTTGATTCCTTTCTCCATATTATGAGATCTAGCAGGAACTCCTTTATCAGTTTTACTCAGCAGTATGGCATTCCACAAG ATCCTGAAATGTGGTCTCCAGAGCATGTCCGGTCCTGGTTAGACTGGGTTCTCAAAGAGTTTAACATGGAAGGCCAAGTTTCCATTAGCACTTATGCGCAATACTCAGGACAGACACTGCTCAAAATGGGAAAAAAGACATTTTGTGATCTCTCTCCACCCAACTATGCTTGTGATATAATATGGGAACATCTTATGATGCTCCGTCAAG AGGTAGAGACAAAAAAGTTGGCTTCGATGACACTACAGAAATCTTACAGCGACATCAGCACGGCTAGCTCGATGAGTCCGACAGCTGTCTACGAGGAGGAAAAATCCAAAT tGTATTCCCCATCACGACAGACCTCACCACTAGTGCATCATCATGCAGGGTCTCCTACCCCGCCTCACCATGTCCAAGGGCAGCATACCGTAGCTACACTGCGACAGCATAACGCTGTAAGGAGAACCGTTTCTGTAGACA CTTACTCACGGCCTTTGGAGAAGATCACCTCAGGGACCCATCCACAACTGATGCACGGAACCAATGGTCACGCTCCTCTTAGGCACACAACGTCCTATGACGGGTCGTATACAGCACCTTCCCTACCCGGACCCTTAGCCGCTGCCCCGCCGAACATGATGAGTCAGTGCTATGACACAAGCAATCCCGAATACTACCAACATTGCCATGAAGAAAAGTACAAACCACCTCCAGAGTTTCTTAATGATATGA tgCCGAAACATTCTCACCTTGTACCAACTCTCTATCCAGAAGAGAAGTTCTTTTCTCCAATGAGCTGCCACCAGCCAATGCCAGACTGTCACTGGCCAGGGAGGGATGGCTGGCCTGTCTCTTCGCTTTGGCCTCCTGTACCTCAAAGAATCGGATCTCCACTCGACACAAAACCAAACATAAACAACTCAGCATTGCCCGGTTATTCTA GTTCTGGCCCAATACAGCTCTGGCAGTTTCTCCTAGAGCTGCTCACCGATAAGAGCTGTCAGTCATTTATATGCTGGACTGGTACTGACTGGGAATTCAAGTTGACGGACCCTGACGAGGTTGCCAGGCGATGGGGGATCCGGAAAAACAAACCGAAAATGAACTATGAGAAGCTAAGCCGTGGTTTGCGGTATTATTACGACAAGAATATTATACATAAGACGGCCGGCAAAcgatatgtatatagatttgtGTGTGACTTGAAAAGTATGCTAGGATACACACCGGAGGAACTTTTTAAGGCCTGTGAGCTTACACCTCAGGCTGATAAAGATGATGAGTGA
- the LOC137389632 gene encoding protein C-ets-1-like isoform X2, producing the protein MTLARSHKQYNQHVLPSILIPPANHLQNSPNLLADNFLEDCSLSEESNASGGSHLLPLTPHSDQKMLDSFLHIMRSSRNSFISFTQQYGIPQDPEMWSPEHVRSWLDWVLKEFNMEGQVSISTYAQYSGQTLLKMGKKTFCDLSPPNYACDIIWEHLMMLRQEVETKKLASMTLQKSYSDISTASSMSPTAVYEEEKSKLYSPSRQTSPLVHHHAGSPTPPHHVQGQHTVATLRQHNAVRRTVSVDTYSRPLEKITSGTHPQLMHGTNGHAPLRHTTSYDGSYTAPSLPGPLAAAPPNMMSQCYDTSNPEYYQHCHEEKYKPPPEFLNDMMPKHSHLVPTLYPEEKFFSPMSCHQPMPDCHWPGRDGWPVSSLWPPVPQRIGSPLDTKPNINNSALPGYSSSGPIQLWQFLLELLTDKSCQSFICWTGTDWEFKLTDPDEVARRWGIRKNKPKMNYEKLSRGLRYYYDKNIIHKTAGKRYVYRFVCDLKSMLGYTPEELFKACELTPQADKDDE; encoded by the exons ATGACTTTGGCTAGATCACACAAGCAGTACAACCAACACGTTCTACCTTCTATTCTCATCCCTCCAGCCAATCACCTCCAGAATTCGCCAAATCTTCTCGCTGATAATTTCTTGGAGGATTGCTCACTGTCTGAAG AGAGCAACGCCAGTGGTGGGAGTCATCTCTTGCCACTTACTCCACACTCCGACCAAAAGATGCTTGATTCCTTTCTCCATATTATGAGATCTAGCAGGAACTCCTTTATCAGTTTTACTCAGCAGTATGGCATTCCACAAG ATCCTGAAATGTGGTCTCCAGAGCATGTCCGGTCCTGGTTAGACTGGGTTCTCAAAGAGTTTAACATGGAAGGCCAAGTTTCCATTAGCACTTATGCGCAATACTCAGGACAGACACTGCTCAAAATGGGAAAAAAGACATTTTGTGATCTCTCTCCACCCAACTATGCTTGTGATATAATATGGGAACATCTTATGATGCTCCGTCAAG AGGTAGAGACAAAAAAGTTGGCTTCGATGACACTACAGAAATCTTACAGCGACATCAGCACGGCTAGCTCGATGAGTCCGACAGCTGTCTACGAGGAGGAAAAATCCAAAT tGTATTCCCCATCACGACAGACCTCACCACTAGTGCATCATCATGCAGGGTCTCCTACCCCGCCTCACCATGTCCAAGGGCAGCATACCGTAGCTACACTGCGACAGCATAACGCTGTAAGGAGAACCGTTTCTGTAGACA CTTACTCACGGCCTTTGGAGAAGATCACCTCAGGGACCCATCCACAACTGATGCACGGAACCAATGGTCACGCTCCTCTTAGGCACACAACGTCCTATGACGGGTCGTATACAGCACCTTCCCTACCCGGACCCTTAGCCGCTGCCCCGCCGAACATGATGAGTCAGTGCTATGACACAAGCAATCCCGAATACTACCAACATTGCCATGAAGAAAAGTACAAACCACCTCCAGAGTTTCTTAATGATATGA tgCCGAAACATTCTCACCTTGTACCAACTCTCTATCCAGAAGAGAAGTTCTTTTCTCCAATGAGCTGCCACCAGCCAATGCCAGACTGTCACTGGCCAGGGAGGGATGGCTGGCCTGTCTCTTCGCTTTGGCCTCCTGTACCTCAAAGAATCGGATCTCCACTCGACACAAAACCAAACATAAACAACTCAGCATTGCCCGGTTATTCTA GTTCTGGCCCAATACAGCTCTGGCAGTTTCTCCTAGAGCTGCTCACCGATAAGAGCTGTCAGTCATTTATATGCTGGACTGGTACTGACTGGGAATTCAAGTTGACGGACCCTGACGAGGTTGCCAGGCGATGGGGGATCCGGAAAAACAAACCGAAAATGAACTATGAGAAGCTAAGCCGTGGTTTGCGGTATTATTACGACAAGAATATTATACATAAGACGGCCGGCAAAcgatatgtatatagatttgtGTGTGACTTGAAAAGTATGCTAGGATACACACCGGAGGAACTTTTTAAGGCCTGTGAGCTTACACCTCAGGCTGATAAAGATGATGAGTGA